A single window of Candidatus Spechtbacteria bacterium DNA harbors:
- a CDS encoding GIY-YIG nuclease family protein has translation MPFIVYILKCKDGTLYVGCTNNLEKRIKEHNESKRGAHYTKIRRPIVLVHSEQYATLNEARKREAEMKRWSREEKLKLIAGEV, from the coding sequence ATGCCCTTCATAGTCTACATCCTTAAATGCAAAGACGGCACGCTGTACGTGGGCTGTACTAATAATCTTGAAAAACGCATAAAGGAGCATAATGAGTCAAAAAGAGGTGCGCACTACACAAAAATCAGAAGGCCTATAGTACTAGTGCATTCGGAGCAATACGCAACACTAAATGAAGCAAGAAAAAGAGAAGCTGAAATGAAAAGATGGAGCAGGGAAGAGAAGCTAAAACTTATTGCAGGCGAAGTGTAG